The proteins below come from a single Chryseobacterium bernardetii genomic window:
- a CDS encoding TatD family hydrolase, producing the protein MIDTHTHLYAEEFDEDRKEAIQRALDKGISEFYLPAIDSESHEKMLELEKEYPGQVFSMMGLHPCYVKPESWEKELEIVKNYLDHRHFPAIGEIGIDLYWDKTTLDIQVKAFEQQIDWAIEKDLPIVIHTRESFDETFEVLERKKHPKLRGIFHCFSGNLEQAQHAIDLNFILGIGGVVTFKNGKIDQFLSEVPLDKIVLETDSPYLAPVPHRGKRNESSYLDLVAGKLVDIYGKEFSEIDRITTENARKMFISIK; encoded by the coding sequence ATGATTGATACACATACCCATTTATACGCAGAAGAATTTGATGAAGACAGAAAAGAAGCTATACAAAGGGCTTTAGACAAAGGAATTTCGGAATTTTATCTCCCCGCTATTGATTCGGAATCCCATGAGAAAATGCTGGAGCTGGAAAAAGAATATCCGGGACAGGTTTTTTCAATGATGGGACTTCATCCTTGCTATGTAAAGCCGGAATCCTGGGAAAAAGAGCTGGAGATTGTTAAAAATTATTTAGACCACAGACATTTTCCTGCGATAGGAGAGATCGGGATTGATCTGTACTGGGATAAAACAACTTTAGATATCCAGGTAAAAGCTTTTGAGCAGCAGATTGATTGGGCCATAGAAAAAGATCTTCCGATTGTAATCCATACCAGAGAAAGCTTTGATGAAACATTCGAGGTATTGGAAAGAAAAAAGCACCCGAAATTAAGAGGGATCTTTCATTGTTTTTCCGGGAATCTGGAGCAGGCGCAGCATGCCATTGACCTGAACTTTATTTTAGGAATTGGTGGAGTAGTGACCTTTAAAAATGGCAAAATAGACCAGTTTTTGAGCGAAGTTCCTTTAGACAAAATTGTATTAGAAACAGATTCTCCTTATCTGGCACCTGTTCCTCACAGAGGAAAAAGAAATGAAAGTTCATACCTTGATCTTGTAGCCGGAAAACTGGTGGATATTTATGGTAAAGAATTTTCTGAAATCGATAGAATTACCACTGAGAACGCAAGAAAAATGTTTATCAGTATTAAATGA
- a CDS encoding DEAD/DEAH box helicase → MNFTDLNLIEPIAKAIQEQGYTTPTPIQERSIPEILQGRDFLGCAQTGTGKTAAFAIPILQNLSKNKIPNKNIKALILTPTRELAIQIEENIHAYGKYLPLKELVIFGGVKQGNQEAALKKGVDILVATPGRLLDFIAQGIISLKNLEIFVLDEADRMLDMGFVHDVKRIIKLLPQKRQTLFFSATMPGEIQKLANSILNNPVKVEVTPVSSTADTIQQSVYFVEKENKLNLLSHILQNDISDSVLVFARTKHGADKIARKLQKDNISAEAIHGNKSQNARQNALNNFKSGKTRVLVATDIAARGIDIDELKFVINFELSDVSETYVHRIGRTGRAGAEGTSISFVDGLDLLNLKNTEKLIGKKIPVIKNHPFHTDDLVVQKRDSNNKPVPAGAERSQKPSNSSRPNNNRNKKKPKPSETPSTGFKKPKNKNFTRKK, encoded by the coding sequence TTGAATTTTACAGACTTAAACTTAATAGAACCTATTGCCAAGGCAATTCAGGAACAGGGATATACCACTCCAACACCCATTCAGGAAAGATCTATTCCTGAAATTTTACAAGGCAGAGACTTTTTAGGCTGTGCACAAACCGGAACAGGAAAAACAGCAGCTTTTGCTATTCCCATACTGCAGAACCTATCTAAAAATAAGATACCTAACAAAAATATTAAAGCTTTAATCCTTACGCCTACAAGAGAATTGGCTATTCAGATTGAAGAAAATATTCATGCTTATGGTAAATATCTTCCCTTAAAAGAACTTGTTATTTTCGGTGGGGTTAAACAGGGAAATCAGGAAGCTGCACTAAAAAAAGGGGTTGACATTTTGGTTGCCACACCAGGAAGGCTTCTTGACTTCATTGCCCAAGGCATCATCAGCTTAAAAAATCTTGAAATATTTGTTCTTGATGAAGCAGACAGGATGCTTGATATGGGATTTGTGCATGATGTAAAAAGAATCATCAAGCTTTTGCCACAAAAAAGGCAGACATTATTCTTCTCTGCAACGATGCCGGGAGAAATCCAGAAACTTGCTAATTCTATCCTGAACAATCCTGTAAAGGTAGAAGTTACGCCTGTGTCCTCTACCGCTGATACTATTCAGCAATCTGTTTATTTTGTAGAAAAAGAAAACAAACTGAATCTGTTATCCCATATTCTTCAAAATGATATTTCAGATTCTGTATTGGTATTTGCCAGAACAAAACACGGTGCCGATAAAATTGCCAGAAAGCTTCAGAAAGATAATATCTCTGCAGAAGCTATTCATGGAAACAAATCTCAGAATGCAAGACAGAATGCCCTTAATAACTTTAAATCAGGAAAAACAAGGGTTCTTGTAGCTACTGATATTGCTGCAAGAGGAATTGACATTGATGAACTAAAATTTGTCATCAATTTTGAACTGTCTGATGTTTCTGAAACTTATGTACACAGAATAGGAAGAACAGGCAGAGCCGGCGCAGAAGGAACTTCCATTTCTTTTGTTGACGGATTGGATCTTCTTAATCTGAAGAATACAGAAAAGCTGATTGGAAAGAAAATCCCTGTGATCAAAAACCATCCGTTCCATACAGATGATCTTGTAGTACAGAAAAGAGATTCTAATAATAAACCGGTTCCTGCAGGTGCCGAGAGATCACAGAAACCGAGTAACAGCTCCAGACCTAATAACAACAGAAACAAAAAGAAACCAAAACCTTCTGAAACTCCTTCTACTGGATTTAAAAAGCCAAAGAATAAGAATTTTACCAGAAAAAAATAA